One stretch of Lucilia cuprina isolate Lc7/37 chromosome 6, ASM2204524v1, whole genome shotgun sequence DNA includes these proteins:
- the LOC111680077 gene encoding uncharacterized protein LOC111680077, which yields MKSLLKRAFPKHNITMSQKKSVESHPNEEIVEKIPNDSEDLNYFKILPVEILHKIFNLCELRDQLILAKVSKHCRDIIAAIYKTKYKFMYCNYFKDYSKLKDQELIEFFRLCGDFVECLHLVTHFSSRFCGEDPKIYENYLHFHKLFTHCIRYFKNLCELKIYGNAFPDSTILELAKHCKKLKSITFTTMENGLFQGKHLHQLEAIENLNLKFCHRLDPKHLLAVSQKRHLKMLNLLGCYRLSEMSPILQLCNHWRYLETLVLFAITSDKQFLKAIIDLPSLKSLQFNWVDISPVRPVLNFEENFFLTLSEHQYKSEKLKYIKFTNEQTYSHCMIEKCSQKEYAKMKESLHARLPFEHWSMEKFNLISLTLKSFKNLHTINFHYWRPLSNEQLINLVKMNSNLQFIKIDGCPEAGDIDLKNQWMDPKCKLQLESILTLDEVKNIYDNVVKRTDHAGRERSICCHFE from the exons ATGAAGTCATTATTGAAGAGAGCATTTCCAAAGCATAATATTACAATGTCTCAGAAGAAATCCGTTGAATC CCATCCTAATGAAGAAATCGTAGAAAAAATACCCAACGATAGCGAAGACTTAAACTATTTCAAAATACTTCCTgtggaaattttacataaaatatttaatttgtgtgAATTGCGCGATCAACTAATATTGGCGAAAGTTTCGAAACATTGTCGAGATATTATTGCAgcaatttacaaaacaaaatataaatttatgtactGTAACTATTTTAAAGATTATAGTAAATTAAAGGATCAGGAACTAATCGAGTTCTTTAGACTATGCGGAGATTTTGTCGAATGTTTACATTTGGTAACGCATTTTTCTTCGCGTTTCTGTGGCGAAGATCCAAAGATATATGAgaactatttacattttcacaAATTGTTTACACATTGTATACGGTACTTTAAGAATCTATGTGAGTTAAAAATTTACGGAAATGCATTTCCAGATTCAACAATACTGGAATTAGCTAAACATTGCAAAAAATTGAAATCAATAACTTTTACGACAATGGAAAATGGTTTATTTCAAGGCAAACATCTTCACCAATTGGAAgctatagaaaacttgaatttaaaattttgtcatcGTTTAGATCCTAAACATCTGTTGGCAGTAAGTCAAAAGAGacatttgaaaatgttaaatttattggGATGTTATAGACTTTCCGAAATGTCCCCAATTTTACAATTGTGCAATCATTGGCGTTATTTGGagactttagttttatttgctaTCACAAGTGACAAACAATTTCTTAAGGCCATTATTGATTTGCCCTCGTTAAAATCTCTACAATTTAACTGGGTCGATATAAGCCCCGTGAGGCCAGTGTTGaattttgaagaaaactttttcttaacacTTTCTGAGCATCAATACAAATCGGAAAAActgaaatacataaaatttacaaatgaaCAAACTTATTCGCACTGTATGATAGAAAAATGCTCGCAAAAAGAATATGCTAAAATGAAAGAAAGTTTACATGCCAGACTACCGTTTGAGCATTGGTCCATGGAAAAATTCAATTTGATATCTTtgacattaaaaagttttaaaaatttacatacaattaACTTCCATTATTGGCGACCCTTATCTAATGAACAGTTAATAAATTTAGTGAAAATGAATTCCAATCTACAATTTATCAAAATTGATGGTTGTCCTGAAGCTGGAGACATTGACCTTAAGAACCAATGGATGGATCCGAAATGTAAATTACAATTGGAAAGTATTCTAACGCTGGATGAAGTTAag AATATATATGATAATGTTGTAAAACGTACCGACCATGCCGGAAGAGAACGAAGCATTTGTTGTCACTTTGAATAA